From Haemorhous mexicanus isolate bHaeMex1 chromosome 13, bHaeMex1.pri, whole genome shotgun sequence, a single genomic window includes:
- the SKOR1 gene encoding SKI family transcriptional corepressor 1 produces the protein MEAIASQMGNGRDASSSPNSKQELQPYQGSNTLKPNQVGETSLYGVPIVSLVIDGQERLCLAQISNTLLKNYSYNEIHNRRVALGITCVQCTPVQLEILRRAGAMPISSRRCGMITKREAERLCKSFLGEHKPPKLPENFAFDVVHECAWGSRGSFIPARYNSSRAKCIKCSYCSMYFSPNKFIFHSHRTPDSKYTQPDAANFNSWRRHLKLSDKTATEELSHAWEDVKAMFNGGTRKRTFSLQGAAAGGPGAGSPAAKAALHPPPPAGPELAPAHKSLRCSGQEAAGERGALGLAAAAHGGAAGAHGGAGAVRSYPVIPVPSKGFGMLQKLPPPLFPHPYGFPAAAFGLCPKKQEEALGGAGGGEAGKGGALPPGMFWGPPHPHPHQPAQPPHQPGAAKDTGVYPSFPVFWPAAGSLPVPPYPAQSPAKAAATAVVVAAAAAAAAAAAEPAGLAGRHGELEGSEPSGSGRSSATPQEGAGAEGERCPSALSRAAGEEERSGDEALLAPLPLPRKGSYLSAFRPVVKDAESIAKLYGTREAFGGAGPRAPGYLSPDFLSEGSSSYRSLSPGGDTAEEPEVDVESNRFPEDEEEEAAAAPAVTPAEGREPPPPRLLAGPEEPPPPAGAEGPEEKTGEASAQEGGQAPDGSPERSGSSGAYEVFAPERGELLQPLKPAASLGAPAAFLCTPEAKEQDKEDNHSAAEDLESRKSYQDQRNVSHPSPVNTDRGEEGLAMDVTGTQLVEKDIENLARDELQKLVLEQMELRKKLERDFQSLKDNFQDQMKRELAYREEMVQQLQIVRDTLCNELDQERKARYAIQQKLKEAHDALHHFSCKMLTPRHCTGNCSFKPPLLPQ, from the exons ATGGAGGCGATCGCCAGTCAGATGGGAAATGGGAGAGATGCAAGCTCCTCCCCAAATTCAAAGCAAGAGCTGCAGCCGTACCAGGGCTCCAATACCCTCAAGCCCAACCAAGTGGGTGAGACCTCCCTGTACGGCGTGCCCATCGTGTCCCTGGTCATCGACGGGCAGGAGCGGCTGTGCCTGGCGCAGATCTCCAACACGCTGCTCAAGAACTACAGCTACAATGAGATCCACAACCGGCGCGTGGCCCTGGGCATCACCTGCGTGCAGTGCACGCCGGTGCAGCTGGAGATCctgcggcgggccggggccATGCCCATCTCCTCCCGCCGCTGCGGCATGATCACCAAGAGGGAGGCGGAGCGGCTCTGCAAGTCCTTCCTGGGCGAGCACAAGCCGCCCAAGCTGCCCGAGAACTTCGCCTTCGACGTGGTGCACGAGTGCGCCTGGGGCTCCCGGGGCAGCTTCATCCCGGCGCGCTACAACAGCTCCCGCGCCAAGTGCATCAAGTGCAGCTACTGCAGCATGTACTTCTCCCCCAACAAGTTCATCTTCCACTCCCACCGCACCCCGGACTCCAAGTACACCCAGCCCGACGCCGCCAACTTCAACTCCTGGCGCCGCCACCTCAAGCTTAGCGACAAGACGGCCACGGAGGAGCTGTCGCACGCCTGGGAGGATGTCAAGGCCATGTTCAACGGCGGCACCCGCAAGCGGACATTCTCCCTGCAAGGGGCGGCCGCCGGCGGGCCCGGGGCCGGCTCTCCCGCCGCCAAGGCCGCCCTGcacccgccgccgcccgccggcccCGAGCTGGCCCCGGCGCACAAGAGCCTCCGGTGCAGCGGGCAGGAGGCGGCGGGCGAGCGCGGCGCGCTGgggctggcggcggcggcgcacggcggggccgcgggcgcgcacggcggggcgggcgcggtgCGCAGCTACCCGGTGATCCCGGTGCCCAGCAAGGGCTTCgggatgctgcagaagctgccgCCGCCGCTCTTCCCGCACCCCTACGGCTTCCCCGCCGCCGCGTTCGGACTGTGCCCCAAGAAGCAGGAGGAGGCGCTgggcggcgcggggggcggcgAGGCGGGCAAGGGCGGCGCGCTGCCCCCCGGCATGTTCTGGGGACCCCCGCACCCCCATCCGCACCAGCCGGCCCAGCCGCCGCACCAGCCCGGCGCCGCCAAGGACACCGGCGTGTACCCCTCGTTCCCCGTGTTCTGGCCGGCCGCCGGCAGCCTGCCCGTGCCGCCCTACCCCGCGCAGAGCCCGGCCAAGGCGGCCGCCACCGCCGTGgtggtggcggcggcggcggcggcggcagcggcggcggccgagccggcggggctggcggggcGGCACGGGGAGTTGGAGGGCTCGGAGCCCTCGGGCAGCGGCCGGAGCAGCGCCACCCCCCAGGAGGGCGCGGGCGCCGAGGGCGAGCGCTGCCCCAGCGCCCTGTCGCGGGCGGCGGGCGAGGAGGAGCGCTCCGGGGACGAGGCGCTGCTGGCCCCGCTGCCGCTGCCCAGGAAGGGCAGCTACCTGTCCGCCTTCCGCCCGGTGGTGAAGGACGCCGAGAGCATCGCCAAGCTCTACGGCACCCGCGAGGCGTTCGGCGGCGCGGGCCCCCGCGCCCCCGGCTACCTCTCGCCGGACTTCCTCAGCGAGGGCAGCTCCAGCTACCGCTCGCTGTCCCCCGGCGGTGACACGGCCGAGGAGCCCGAGGTGGACGTGGAGTCCAACCGCTTCCcggaggacgaggaggaggaagccgccgccgcgcccgccgtGACCCCCGCCGAGggccgggagccgccgccgccgcggctgCTGGCCGGGCCcgaggagccgccgccgcccgccggggCCGAGGGGCCCGAGGAGAAGACGGGCGAGGCGAGCGCGCAGGAGGGCGGCCAGGCCCCCGACGGCAGCCCCGAGcgcagcggcagcagcggcgcCTACGAg GTGTTCGCGCCCGAGAGGggggagctcctgcagccgcTGAAGCCCGCAGCCTCCCTGGGAGCCCCCGCCGCCTTCCTCTGCACCCCCGAGGCGAAGG AGCAAGATAAAGAAGACAATCACTCCGCGGCGGAGGATTTAGAGAGCAGAAAATCCTATCAGGACCAAAGGAATGTCTCTCATCCCAGCCCTGTAAATACCGACAGAG GAGAGGAAGGGCTCGCCATGGATGTCACCGGGACGCAGCTGGTGGAGAAGGACATCGAGAACTTGGCCCGAG atgAGTTACAAAAACTGGTCCTGGAGCAAATGGAACTGAGgaaaaagctggagagggacttccAGAGCCTGAAAG ATAACTTCCAGGACCAGATGAAACGGGAGCTGGCGTACCGGGAGGAGAtggtgcagcagctgcagatcGTGCGAG ACACGCTGTGCAACGAGCTGGACCAGGAGCGGAAAGCGCGCTACGCCATCCAGCAGAAGTTGAAAG AGGCTCACGACGCGCTGCACCACTTCTCCTGCAAGATGCTGACCCCGCGGCACTGCACCGGGAACTGCTCCTTCAAGCCGCCGCTGCTGCCCCAGTGA